In a single window of the Daphnia carinata strain CSIRO-1 chromosome 4, CSIRO_AGI_Dcar_HiC_V3, whole genome shotgun sequence genome:
- the LOC130687206 gene encoding low-density lipoprotein receptor-related protein 4-like isoform X2, with protein sequence MSVCPSVSISRVIPMVGSLMLLLLLLFCHSTGCVNLTPEPSEPSRPALKTARLNVNQTRLTTTTTTTLSPVGAKTTTRTSNSGVIITSKPDCKCRPEEFTCSSSSLTTGSSSASNNSRRKGQLSFTVKVQHKSQNGTTNGQKSTNVLAVQQQQGSGCVCIPLSWMCDGNQDCDHGEDETDCSEIACQGIRCRSGPGGQATPRCIQPDWLCDGDDDCGDNSDEIHCDVSRNCTASSFRCPNNGNCIPQVWVCDGDPDCDGGADERDCSVLLTRTCPPSQHRCGNGACLPAEWRCDGDPDCSDMSDEMGCQQTGDGGADGAFDRDCRAEEFQCASGHCIKGAYRCDGEIHCRDVSDELDCGSLLPRCADGDFRCPDGQCIAQAWRCDGEQDCEPGVDEENCDSSTVAGGGSVHTCGPHQMACSSPTGKNGSCISTSWLCDGENDCPDGQDEQNCPANHCGKDQFACTNDTCVGFSRVCNGERDCPGGEDEFDCTIQKECDAGSRCQHTCLVLSNGTAACGCRSGFRLSSDGVNCVDVDECATETYCSQSCTNTVGGFSCSCVDGYVLRPDKTSCKAMGQPVRLIFANRVDIRQVSLFEEEYTSVIDGLQNAIALDFHYRKGLVIWSDVTLDAIKRAHLNGTAIPDAVWWGLKSPGGVAIDWIHDNLYWTDSGVRRIEVSLLDGTMRRTLVWENVEKPRAIAVHPGAAAVIWTDWGHQPRIERSDMDGSNRQILVTENLVWPNGLTIDYTVDHIYWADAKHHAIESVRLDGTGRRRVMERGLPHPFAITIFEDSLFWTDWHTKSIHQANKLTGHDIRTVRNNLHFPMDIHSIHPLRQPDYVNRCGSNRGGCSHLCLPNRSSYTCACPPGLQLTSPGGRTCTSQPGELLIFAQKSELRIFPLNITGEVDHVLPLTGVRSAVALDWDGASQTIFWTDVESDVINRAFWNGSNQQTLVANDLESPAGLAVDWVTGKLYWTDAGTNRIEVSNLDGTLRSLLIWDGLDRPRDIVVDPIGGYMYWTDWGQTPKIERAGMDGSQRSVIVISNLTWPNGLAIDHEGERLYWADGGTKAIEYASLDGKNRTVLISAELPHPFGLALFENQIFWSDWDTAAIHSTDKLNAKRRTMIRSGLEDLMDVRVYHSNRYSVPSLCQSHNGGCSHLCLLAPLPAGHSCACPTGIKLSADGRTCRSSPSTSLIFAQRSKLRRMSLDMPYLIDVVLDLPPQKNVVALDVDRVTGHVVWSDTTQDKIFRALPVGTSAPSAVEVIAFNLDTVEGLAIDEINRKLYWTDAGRSSLEVAELEDGTNRKVLIWTLMDKPRGLVLSHSTGILFWADWGKQPRIEQADMDGRNRKVLVSTDLGWPNSLTIDHAANTLYWTDARKKTIESCDLSGLHRREVLSGLSHPYGITVLDSYIYWTDWETKSLQRADKNTALDRSTIRAMLDDLMDITAWKETDVSSHRENPCGKNNGGCSHLCLRSPWGRGYSCSCPTGILMSPDGSTCQASPNSFLLYATRNTLSSISLDTADQWDVALNVPGVHNAIGVDFHWGRQRFYYTDVYLDVIRSVDARNVSNVETLVSSNLTTPDGLAVDWLADNLYWTDAGRNVLEASRLDGTNRKIIIGSGLDEPRAVAVFPQRGLLYWTDWGQSHKIERSFLDGSRRVAIVTSELGWPNGLAIDYEGQRLYWADAQLDRIETSDLSGRFRVQLVQGATHPFGLTQLGGFLYWTDWRSKSIERVDKATGKQRSVLRHGLEGLMEIRAVAREKQLGKNPCSTANGGCTHLCLFRALSYVCACPDIPDAIPCSFSVVNISASEDYWSPALDPFESDLEPTGDLYPHNPFRLDPSASAGVLHPSMIVLLVVGMAALLAAMAVLLIKWQRRRYRDCPWNSSRGPRQAQQVSVLTFTNPNYSPSAPDVVVAEKKGFSWQRWKYDRTQERVYDMQDEKQSQTEAASLIPHSQPPLEVETDLEAETDVIESSSGPSSTPPPTPPLRMDSICLQ encoded by the exons ATGTCCGTCTGTCCATCAGTCAGCATTTCTCGTGTGATTCCAATGGTAGGCAGCCTGATGTTGTtactgttgctgctgttttgTCATTCCACCGGATGCGTCAATCTTACGCCAG AGCCATCTGAACCGTCTCGACCTGCTCTAAAAACGGCCCGTTTAAATGTGAATCAAACTCGACtgaccacaacaacaacaacaacattgtcTCCCGTCGGAGCCAAAACAACAACTCGGACGTCTAACAGCGGCGTCATAATAACGTCAAAACCAGACTGCAAGTGTCGTCCAGAAGAGTTTACCTGTTCCTCTTCGTCTTTGACTACCGGTAGCAGTTCAGCCAGTAATAACAGTCGCCGCAAGGGACAACTGTCCTTCACCGTCAAGGTA caacaTAAAAGCCAAAATGGCACCACAAACGGCCAAAAGAGCACCAATGTCTTGGCCGTTCAACAGCAACAAGGATCCGGTTGCGTCTGCATCCCTTTGTCATGG ATGTGCGACGGTAATCAAGACTGCGATCACGGCGAAGATGAAACCGATTGCAGCGAAATCGCGTGTCAGGGAATCCGTTGCCGGAGCGGCCCGGGAGGACAGGCGACGCCCAGATGTATTCAACCCGACTGGCTTTGCGATGGCGACGACGACTGCGGCGACAATTCCGACGAAATCCATTGCG ATGTTAGTCGAAATTGTACGGCGAGTTCGTTCCGGTGCCCCAACAACGGCAATTGCATTCCGCAAGTTTGGGTCTGCGATGGAGATCCGGATTGCGACGGAGGAGCCGACGAACGAGACTGTTCTGTTTTGCTGACGAGGACGTGCCCGCCATCACAACATCGCTGTGGTAATGGCGCCTGCTTGCCGGCCGAATGGCGCTGTGATGGCGATCCAGATTGCTCCGACATGTCGGATGAAATGGGGTGCCAACAAACAGGAGACGGCGGAGCAGATGGAGCCTTCGATCGGGACTGTAGAGCCGAAGAATTCCAGTGCGCTTCCGGACATTGCATTAAAGGAGCCTATCGTTGCGATGGAGAAATCCATTGCAG GGATGTGAGTGATGAATTAGATTGTGGTTCGTTACTTCCGCGCTGCGCTGACGGAGATTTTCGTTGTCCTGACGGACAATGCATTGCCCAGGCTTGGAG ATGCGATGGTGAACAAGATTGCGAACCGGGCGTCGATGAGGAAAACTGCGACAGTAGCACGGTTGCCGGTGGCGGATCTGTCCACACTTGCGGACCGCACCAGATGGCTTGCTCATCTCCTACTGGCAAAAATGGCTCTTGCATTTCTACTTCCTGG CTCTGCGACGGTGAAAACGATTGTCCAGACGGTCAAGATGAACAAAACTGCCCGGCTAACCATTGCGGTAAAGACCAGTTTGCCTGCACTAATGATACATGCGTCGGATTCAGCCGCGTTTGCAATGGTGAACGTGACTGTCCTGGAGGTGAGGACGAATTCGATTGCACAATCCAAAAAGAATGCGACGCTGGAAGCCGATGCCAACACACGTGTCTTGTTCTATCCAACG GAACGGCTGCTTGCGGATGTAGGAGTGGATTCCGGCTCTCTAGCGACGGAGTTAATTGCGTCGATGTCGACGAATGCGCCACAGAGACTTACTGCAGCCAATCGTGTACCAATACGGTGGGCGGGTTCAGCTGCAGCTGCGTCGATGGCTATGTCCTACGGCCGGACAAGACGTCCTGCAAAGCCATGGGCCAGCCCGTCCGATTGATCTTTGCCAATCGAGTGGACATTCGACAAGTGTCTCTCTTTGAAGAAGAATACACTTCGGTCATCGATGGACTTCAGAACGCCATCGCCCTCGACTTTCATTACCGCAAGGGACTCGTCATCTGGTCCGACGTCACCCTGGACGCCATCAAACGGGCCCATCTCAACGGCACGGCCATACCGGACGCTGTCTGGTGGGGCTTAAAGAGCCCTGGCGGAGTAGCTATCGATTGGATTCACG ATAATTTGTACTGGACGGATTCTGGAGTGCGAAGGATTGAAGTGAGTTTATTAGACGGAACTATGCGCCGAACTCTGGTCTGGGAAAACGTTGAGAAACCTCGAGCCATTGCAGTTCATCCAGGAGCAGCGGCTGTCATTTGGACAGATTGGGGACACCAACCTCGAATTGAACGTTCAGATATGGACGGATCTAATCGGCAGATTCTAGTAACGGAAAACCTCGTTTGGCCCAACGGACTGACCATCGACTACACGGTCGACCACATTTACTGGGCTGACGCAAAGCATCACGCCATTGAAAGTGTCAGGCTGGATGGCACCGGCCGTAGGAGAGTTATGGAGCGCGGATTACCACATCCTTTCGCCATTACAATCTTCGAGGATTCTCTCTTTTGGACTGATTGGCACACCAAAAGCATTCATCAAGCGAATAAACTAACTGGACATGATATCCG GACGGTGCGGAACAACTTGCATTTTCCTATGGACATCCACAGCATTCATCCTTTAAGGCAACCGGATTATGTGAACCGTTGCGGTAGCAATCGAGGCGGCTGTTCACATCTTTGCTTACCTAACCGTTCGTCTTACACGTGCGCTTGTCCACCTGGATTACAACTCACTTCACCTGGTGGCCGTACTTGCACTAGCCAGCCAGGAGAGTTGCTGATTTTCGCTCAAAAATCGGAATTGAGAATATTCCCGCTCAATATCACCGGTGAAGTCGATCACGTTCTGCCATTGACGGGAGTACGGTCGGCCGTCGCCCTCGACTGGGACGGTGCCA GTCAAACCATTTTTTGGACCGACGTCGAGTCGGATGTCATCAACCGAGCCTTCTGGAACGGTTCCAACCAACAGACGCTTGTCGCCAACGATCTGGAATCGCCAGCCG GCTTGGCCGTTGATTGGGTGACGGGCAAACTCTATTGGACGGATGCCGGAACGAACCGTATCGAAGTGAGCAACTTGGACGGAACCTTGCGGAGTTTGTTGATTTGGGACGGACTCGACCGGCCCAGGGACATTGTCGTCGATCCTATCGGCGGCTACATGTACTGGACCGACTGGGGACAGACACCTAAAATCGAACGGGCCGGAATGGATGGGTCGCAACGATCCGTCATCGTCATCAGCAATCTGACTTGGCCCAACGGGCTGGCCATCGATCATGAAGGCGAGAGACTTTATTGGGCCGATGGAGGCACTAAAGCCATCGAATACGCTTCATTGGATGGAAAGAATCGGACTGTGCTGATTAGCGCTGAACTTCCTCATCCTTTCGGATTGGCTTTGTtcgaaaatcaaatattttgGTCCGATTGGGACACGGCTGCTATTCACAGCACCGACAAACTCAACGCCAAACGGCGCACTATGATCCGTTCCGGACTAGAGGATTTAATGGACGTTCGAGTCTACCATTCGAACCGCTACTCCGTGCCATCCCTATGCCAGTCGCACAATGGCGGATGTTCACATCTATGTTTGCTAGCACCCCTTCCTGCTGGCCATTCGTGCGCTTGTCCTACTGGAATTAAGCTTTCCGCGGATGGCCGAACCTGTCGATCCTCTCCCTCTACTTCGCTTATTTTCGCACAACGTTCCAAGCTCCGCCGAATGTCTCTCGATATGCCCTACCTGATCGACGTCGTTCTCGATTTGCCCCCTCAAAAGAACGTAGTGGCGCTGGATGTGGATCGCGTAACGGGACACGTCGTATGGTCGGATACGACTCAAGACAAAATCTTCCGCGCTTTACCTGTAGGCACATCAGCTCCCTCTGCCGTAGAGGTTATCGCCTTTAACTTAGACACTGTAGAAGGATTGGCCATCGACGAAATTAACCGAAAACTTTATTGGACTGATGCGGGCCGTTCTAGTCTTGAAGTGGCTGAGCTTGAGGATGGCACCAACCGGAAAGTTTTAATTTGGACCTTGATGGATAAGCCGAGAGGTCTTGTCCTTAGTCACTCTACGGGCATCTTGTTCTGGGCTGATTGGGGCAAACAGCCGAGGATCGAACAAGCCGACATGGATGGACGCAACCGTAAAGTGTTGGTATCCACTGACCTTGGCTGGCCCAATTCGTTGACCATTGATCACGCAGCCAATACGCTCTACTGGACAGACGCCCGTAAGAAAACCATCGAATCCTGTGATCTATCAG GTCTTCACCGTCGAGAAGTATTAAGTGGATTGTCGCATCCGTATGGAATCACAGTACTGGATTCATATATCTACTGGACTGACTGGGAAACCAAGTCGCTGCAAAGGGCTGACAAGAATACGGCGCTTGACCGATCGACTATTCGCGCTATGCTTGATGATCTCATGGACATAACAGCTTGGAAG GAGACGGATGTTTCGTCTCACCGAGAGAACCCATGTGGGAAAAATAATGGAGGATGTTCGCATTTATGTCTGCGGAGTCCTTGGGGTCGCGGCTACTCTTGCAGTTGCCCGACTGGCATCCTCATGAGTCCCGATGGATCGACATGTCAGGCGTCACCGAATTCATTTTTGCTCTACGCCACACGTAACACACTTTCCAGCATCTCATTGGACACGGCCGATCAGTGGGACGTGGCTCTTAACGTTCCCGGTGTCCACAATGCGATTGGCGTCGATTTTCATTGGGGTCGTCAGCGATTTTACTACACCGATGTCTATTTGGATGTCATCCGCAGCGTTGATGCCCGTAATGTTTCCAATGTCGAAACTCTCGTTTCCAGCAATTTAACTACACCAGACGGACTTGCCGTTGACTGGCTG GCTGATAATCTCTACTGGACGGATGCGGGTCGTAACGTGTTAGAAGCATCGCGTCTAGATGGAACCAACAGAAAGATCATCATCGGTAGCGGATTGGACGAACCCCGCGCAGTTGCCGTCTTTCCTCAGCGAGG GCTGCTGTACTGGACAGATTGGGGACAGAGCCACAAGATTGAGCGCTCTTTCTTGGACGGCTCTCGCAGAGTGGCCATTGTCACCTCGGAACTGGGCTGGCCAAACGGCTTAGCCATCGATTACGAGGGCCAGCGGCTTTACTGGGCTGATGCACAACTCGATCGCATAGAGACGTCCGATCTTAGCGGCCGTTTCAGAGTGCAGCTGGTCCAAGGTGCCACTCATCCGTTTGGCTTGACTCAACTGGGAGGTTTCCTTTACTGGACGGATTGGAGGAGCAAGTCTATCGAACGGGTAGACAAAGCGACGGGGAAACAACGATCTGTTTTGCGTCACGGCTTGGAAGGATTAATGGAGATTAGGGCTGTCGCCAGAGAGAAACAGCTGGGCAAAAATCCGTGTTCCACTGCTAATGGCGGCTGTACGCACCTCTGTCTATTCCGGGCACTTTCCTACGTCTGCGCTTGCCCAGACATCCCCGACGCCATTCCTTGCTCTTTTT CTGTTGTCAACATTTCCGCGAGTGAAGATTACTGGAGTCCAGCATTGGATCCATTCGAGAGTGATTTAGAACCCACTGGCGATTTGTATCCTCACAATCCGTTCCGTCTTGATCCAAGTGCAAGCGCAGGTGTCCTCCATCCGTCCATGATCGTTCTCCTAGTAGTGGGCATGGCTGCTCTTTTAGCCGCGATGGCTGTTCTATTGATCAAGTGGCAGCGTCGTCGTTACCGCGACTGTCCATGGAACTCAA GTCGTGGACCTCGTCAGGCGCAGCAAGTCTCCGTCCTGACATTCACCAATCCGAATTACTCGCCGTCGGCTCCCGACGTCGTTGTTGCAGAAAAGAAAGGATTCTCGTGGCAACGATGGAAATATGATCGTACTCAAGAACGTGTGTATGACATGCAG GACGAGAAACAAAGCCAAACAGAAGCTGCTTCGTTGATTCCGCACAGTCAGCCACCGTTGGAAGTGGAAACGGATTTGGAAGCTGAGACCGATGTGATTGAATCGTCCTCGGGCCCGTCATCTACTCCGCCGCCGACCCCACCTCTGCGGATGGATTCGATCTGCTTACAGTAA